GCCCGCCCTGGACCTTCGGCATTGCAGCGCTGATGCGCAACCTCGCAAAGCGCGGATTGCTCTAACTCTTTGATCTTGTACATGTCCGGGCGAAAAGCCGCTTCGCCGTTCGGGGAACGCATGACGGATGTGGACGCCACGCCCCAGAACCGGGACATCGGCAGCTTTGCCTGCGCAGCTATCACTATCGCCAGCGCATGGTCCATGGCGTCGCTTTCGACGTGCCTCCGGGTAAGGTGCGAGAGCTGTCAGTAAGCATGCGTGTTCGTGGGCTCCGCCATCTTACGCAGTCCCAGATTGAGTCCTTCTGCAAGCAGCACATTGAGCAGGCCGATCTGGCCACCGCATGGAATGCCGGTTCTCAAATGGCTAAAGGCTTCGGTACCACCTCACGGAGGCGGTTGTCGCCCTGGTGCTCGTCGCAGAAGGCCGCAACTACAGCTGGACCGCCCGCTATCTCGGCATCAGCAAGAATACAGTGACCAGCATCGCTTTGAAGACCCTAAACCTTACAATCCAGCATCCACTGAACCCCGTACCTATCCGTGAGCTTGCCATAGTAGCTCCCCCAAGGCTGCATCGCGAGTGGCGTCGTCACCTTACCGCCAGCCGCCAGCTTCGCAAACAGGTCGTTGGTCCGACCACGATCGTCCATGATGAGAATATGAGCCGAGCCTCTCATCGGCTCGGCGTCGTGATTGTCCGAGGCGAAGAACAGAATTCCTGGTCCCTCGAAACGGGCATGCATCACCTTGCCCTTCATCCCCTCGCTGGCGAGTGGAATGCCGTGATCTCCGTGGCGCATCACCGTGGTTACCCCACCAAGACCGCATTTCGTATAGAAGGTGAGCGCAGCATCGCACTGCGTGGTGAAGAAGACATAGTTGGCCAGTTGCATAGCTCAAATTCCTGCTGCTGCCGGGCCTTCTGGCCCGGCTTTTCTGAATGTCTAATGTCGTTACGCAGCCGCCCCCGTGATGGCGCGTACAAGGTCATCGTTGTCATAGCTGCGGCCCAGCAATCCCCCAAGCTCCGTCAGGTGCATAGACGATGTTCGACCAAATATGTTCGCGTCGGAGCCGCCCGGCTGCGGCTCGTTCGACCACATCGGTTGCTTTCTCGATAAAGCTCCGCTTGGCTTCCTGCGTCGCCAGCGCGATCTCGGGCAGTTTCAATTCGACGAACGCAGCTTCTGCTGGTTTCCCGGCCACAAGCACATGCTCTTTAGGAAGGACGTTTATCGAGCCGACAACATTCGAAGTCATGAACGCATTTCCGTTGAGGCCGGAAACCTCGAGGACGGCCTCCGTCAGCCCTGCAAAGGCCTCCGCCTGCGCGGCAGGCGACAGCAGGCCTTCCGGTATGGTCAGTGTGATGGGCATGGTCTCTCCTTGTTTTAGACATGTCCGGGTGCGATATGTACCGAACGCTCTCTATCTATAGAGAGCGATGACTCTCTAATCAAGATAAAAAGAGTGTCTGCTCTTTATGGGATTTATATGCGCTATACCGCTGAACATAAGAAGCGTACCCAGGCGAAAGTCATCGCCGCTGCTGGGCAGGTGTTTCGTAAAGAAGGATATGGTGGCGCGGGCATCGACGCGCTGACAAAGGCAGCAGGAGTGACGAACGGTGCCTTCTACGGGCACTTTCGATCCAAGAGCGAAGCCTTCCGCATTGCCGTCCTTACTGGGCTGGAAGAATTACGGCTGGGAATATCGGCCCTTAGGGCCGAACACCAACAGGGCTGGCTGAAAAACTTCGTCACCTATTATTTGGGATACAAGCGGACATGCGATCTCGGTGAAAGCTGCGCGTTGCCAAGCTTGTCGGCTGACGTCATGCGCACCGACAACGAAACCCGAGATGTCTATACCGAAGAATTGCAGCGCCTCATCTCGGAAATCGCTGCTGGTCTCCCAGAAGGTGCGCCAGATGATCGTGAAGATACTTCGCGAGAAGATCGGGCCATTCTATTACTCGCCCTTCTTACCGGTGGTGTCACTCTCGCCCGGGCTGTATCGGATCCTGCGCTATCCGAGAAGATTGCCGGGCTTGTGGCGACGGAAGCGCTACGCCGGGGGAGATCGGAAGCGTAAGGCAGCAAGCCTATCAATTGGCGATTTGCCAAGCGGCCAAGCGGGTCAAAAGCTTAACGTGTCATTTCGCCCCCAGCCGCAACCGACCCCAGCTACTGATTCCGCCGCCTGCCCTCCAGCAGGTCGAGGACGGAGTTTGCCGCCTCGAGGACGTTGGTGCCCGGACCGAACACGGCCGCAACGCCGTGTTCATGGAGGAATTCATAATCCTGCCGCGGAATGACACCGCCGCAGACGACGATGATGTCGTCGCCGCCCTGCGCTCTCAGCCTGTCGATCAACTGCGGCAGGAGTGTTCTGTGGCCTGCCGCTAAGGACGAGACGCCGACGACATTGACCTTTTCGCCGAGCGCCATCTCGACGGCCTCGTCAGGCGTCTGGAACAGCGGGCCGGCGAGCACGTCGAAGCCGATATCGCCGAAGGCCGAAGCGATCACCTTGGCGCCCCGGTCGTGCCCGTCCTGGCCGAGCTTGGCGACCATGATTTTCGGCCGGCGGCCCATCGTTTCCGTGACCTCCGTCATGCGTCCCTTGAGGACGGCGAGTTCCGGCTCGTCGTTATAGGCCTCGCCGTAGACGCCCGTGATAACTTCGGGTGTTGCGGCGTGGTCGCCGAAGGCAGCGCGCATGGCGTCCGATATTTCGCCGACGGTGGCCCGGGCCCGCGCCGCTTCGATGGCGGCTTCGAGCAGGTTGCCGCGGCCGCTGCGCGCCGTCTCCGCCAGGGCCGCCAGCGTCTCGCGCACGGCCTCGCCGTCGCGGCGGCGCTTGGTGTCCTCGATGCGTTTGATCTGGGCGGTGCGCACCGCGCTGTTGTCGATCTCCAGAATGTCGATCGGCTGTTCGTTGTCGAGCCTGTAGCGGTTGACGCCGACGATGACCTCCTCGCCCTTGTCGACGGCGGCCTGGCGGCGCGCGGCGGCCTCTTCGATCAGCCGTTTCGGCAGGCCCTCGTTGACGGCCTTGGTCATGCCGCCGAGCGCCTCGACTTCCTCAATCAGCGCCCAGGCCTTGTCGGCAAGTTCCTTCGTCAGGCTCTCGACATAATAGGAGCCGGCGAGCGGATCGACCACCTTGGTCACACCGGTTTCGTGGCTCAGGATCAGCTGAGTATTGCGGGCGATGCGGGCGGAAAATTCCGTCGGCAGCGCGATCGCCTCGTCGAAGGAATTGGTGTGCAGCGACTGCGTGCCGCCAAGCACGGCCGACATCGCCTCGAAGGCGGTGCGGATGATGTTGTTATAGGGGTCCTGCTCCTGCAACGAGACGCCGGAGGTCTGGCAATGGGTGCGCAGCATCAGCGAGGACGCCTTCTTCGGCTCGAACTCCTCCATGATCCGGCTCCAGAGCAGCCGGGCGGCACGCAGTTTTGCCGCCTCCATGAAGAAGTTCATGCCGATCGCGAAAAAGAAGGAGAGCCTTCCGGCAAAATCGTCGACATTGAGGCCCTTGGCGAGCGCCGCCCTGACATATTCGCGGCCATCGGCCAGCGTGAAGGCGAGTTCCTGCACGAGCGTCGCGCCGGCCTCCTGCATGTGGTAGCCGGAAATCGAGATCGAATTGAATTTCGGCATCTCCCTTGCCGTATATTCGATGATGTCGGCAACGATCCGCATCGAGGGTTCCGGTGGGTAGATATAGGTGTTGCGGACCATGAACTCCTTGAGAATGTCGTTCTGGATGGTGCCGGACAGGTCGGCCCTCGAAACGCCCTGCTCCTCGCCGGCGACGATAAAGGAAGCGAGGATCGGGATGACGGCGCCGTTCATGGTCATCGACACCGACATGTCGGCAAGCGGAATGCCGTCGAACAGGATCTTCATGTCCTCGACGCTGTCGATCGCCACACCTGCTTTGCCGACATCGCCCTCGACGCGTGGATGGTCGCTGTCATAACCGCGGTGGGTGGCGAGATCGAAGGCGACGGACAGGCCCTTCTGGCCGGCGGCCAAATTCTTCCGGTAAAAGGCGTTCGACGCCTCCGCCGTCGAGAAACCGGCATATTGGCGGATCGTCCAGGGCCGGCCGGCATACATCGTCGCGCGCGGGCCACGAGTGAAAGGTGAAAAACCGGGAAGCGAGCCGAGGTGTTCGGCGCCCTCAAGATCCTCTGCCGTGTAGAGCGGCTTGACGGCGATACCCTCAGGCGTCTGCCAGGTCAGCGTCTCGGGCGAGGCACGCAGCTCCTTCTGCGCAAGCTCCGCCCAATCCGACAGCGTCTTCTTCGTCATGCGTTCCTCCGGCTCTTTCATCCGCACCCTACCATTTCATAGGATCGCCGTGCGA
The window above is part of the Rhizobium sp. CIAT894 genome. Proteins encoded here:
- the scpA gene encoding methylmalonyl-CoA mutase, with product MTKKTLSDWAELAQKELRASPETLTWQTPEGIAVKPLYTAEDLEGAEHLGSLPGFSPFTRGPRATMYAGRPWTIRQYAGFSTAEASNAFYRKNLAAGQKGLSVAFDLATHRGYDSDHPRVEGDVGKAGVAIDSVEDMKILFDGIPLADMSVSMTMNGAVIPILASFIVAGEEQGVSRADLSGTIQNDILKEFMVRNTYIYPPEPSMRIVADIIEYTAREMPKFNSISISGYHMQEAGATLVQELAFTLADGREYVRAALAKGLNVDDFAGRLSFFFAIGMNFFMEAAKLRAARLLWSRIMEEFEPKKASSLMLRTHCQTSGVSLQEQDPYNNIIRTAFEAMSAVLGGTQSLHTNSFDEAIALPTEFSARIARNTQLILSHETGVTKVVDPLAGSYYVESLTKELADKAWALIEEVEALGGMTKAVNEGLPKRLIEEAAARRQAAVDKGEEVIVGVNRYRLDNEQPIDILEIDNSAVRTAQIKRIEDTKRRRDGEAVRETLAALAETARSGRGNLLEAAIEAARARATVGEISDAMRAAFGDHAATPEVITGVYGEAYNDEPELAVLKGRMTEVTETMGRRPKIMVAKLGQDGHDRGAKVIASAFGDIGFDVLAGPLFQTPDEAVEMALGEKVNVVGVSSLAAGHRTLLPQLIDRLRAQGGDDIIVVCGGVIPRQDYEFLHEHGVAAVFGPGTNVLEAANSVLDLLEGRRRNQ
- a CDS encoding TetR/AcrR family transcriptional regulator; this translates as MRYTAEHKKRTQAKVIAAAGQVFRKEGYGGAGIDALTKAAGVTNGAFYGHFRSKSEAFRIAVLTGLEELRLGISALRAEHQQGWLKNFVTYYLGYKRTCDLGESCALPSLSADVMRTDNETRDVYTEELQRLISEIAAGLPEGAPDDREDTSREDRAILLLALLTGGVTLARAVSDPALSEKIAGLVATEALRRGRSEA
- a CDS encoding VOC family protein; translation: MQLANYVFFTTQCDAALTFYTKCGLGGVTTVMRHGDHGIPLASEGMKGKVMHARFEGPGILFFASDNHDAEPMRGSAHILIMDDRGRTNDLFAKLAAGGKVTTPLAMQPWGSYYGKLTDRYGVQWMLDCKV